Genomic window (Bosea vaviloviae):
GTCAACGGCATGACCACGGTCCATCTCGGCCCGCATGACATCGTCGTCGCGCTCAGCCTGGAGTTCGAGGACGACCTGACCACGGCCGAGATCGAGGCCAGCGTCGCAAGGATCGAAAAGCTGATCCGGAGCGCCGAACCGGCCGTCACGTCGGTCTCGTTCAAGCCTCAGGACATGCCGGGTCGGCGCGAACGGTCGCGCGGCGGCTCCGCAACCGCCTAGAGCCGTTTCGCGCGACGTAGACACCGGTTCGCTTGGAGAAACCGCGATAAACGAGGAGCTGGAGCCTCACCGCTGGTTCGTCGTCGACTTCGCGCCGCGCTCGGCCTGTTCGACGTCGGCGATGAACCCTTTTCTCTCCACGAACGCTGCAAAGCGCTCGACCCAGCCATCGAACAGCTTCATGACTTCGGGCTCGTCTTTGAGATCGCTTGCCTGGCTGTCGGCATAGATCTGTCCGACGCCGATATCGGCGTGCTGCCACAAGCCATCCGGGACTTCGATCCCCGAATACCTGCATTGCCAGACCACGCCCTGATAGGCATTGCGTTCGTCCGAAAACGGCTCGTCCTGCGGGTCGAACCACGCCTTGTCGCGAAGAAGCTTCGGGCGTCCGTCTTCGCCGATGTCGGCGGCCCCCAGGTCGCCATAGCAGAAGAACGCCGCAGTCCGGCCTTGCAGGTGGTTCTTGCTCAGTTGCGCCCACAACGCCGATCGCTCGAGCTGTTGAGCGAGCAGGGTGTTCTTCTTATCGATGAGATCGGGACGGGGATTTCCGCCATTCATGCAGACCAGCCGATCGAACAGGAGCTTGAAATTGGTGGTCGGCGCGTACCAGTTGATGGGACCGATGAAGGCCCAGGCATCGGCCCGGGCCAGACGCTCATAGAGATGCAGGTCCCAGAGCAGATCGGGCTGGGTGGTGCTGTCCGGCCCGTAGCAGTTACATGGCCAGACACACAGAGCCATTGATGAACTGACGCAGGCGTTGCACGCTTGAATCTTCGGCTTCCCATGCTCATTGCCGATATCCTCGTGATCGACCTGCCAACCGATCGGGAGCCGCCCGACCATGCGGTGCATCAGTGCACGGGCCTTGGAATCGAGTCCGGGGCAGCTGTTCAAACGCCGCTGCGAGCCGGCAATGACAAGGACGCGAAGCGGGCGATCATCCGAGTGGGCCG
Coding sequences:
- a CDS encoding NAD(P)H-dependent oxidoreductase; this translates as MSESSAGYNEPAHSDDRPLRVLVIAGSQRRLNSCPGLDSKARALMHRMVGRLPIGWQVDHEDIGNEHGKPKIQACNACVSSSMALCVWPCNCYGPDSTTQPDLLWDLHLYERLARADAWAFIGPINWYAPTTNFKLLFDRLVCMNGGNPRPDLIDKKNTLLAQQLERSALWAQLSKNHLQGRTAAFFCYGDLGAADIGEDGRPKLLRDKAWFDPQDEPFSDERNAYQGVVWQCRYSGIEVPDGLWQHADIGVGQIYADSQASDLKDEPEVMKLFDGWVERFAAFVERKGFIADVEQAERGAKSTTNQR